The window GTTGTTACTAgcattgcactccatatactttcttttagtccaactaattttaaatccttttctaaagcacctctccataaatctagctttgtgttcaTGACCCCACttcttgtcaatcaaaattatGCCATCAGCAAACAACATATAgtaccatgggatctcttcatgCAAATGCTTCTTCAAACAGTGCTTATTGATATTGATTTGATGGTCCCTATAGGAACTCAGCACTTATATTAATCTTTTAGGGCCTGTTCGGGTGCCACCTTAAAAATGGTAAAACTGATTTTTGAACAGTAGTCTCCTGACAAGGTGCCAACACTGCAATAGTGATGTCAGTGCATGTCAGGTCTTATGCATAAAGTTAGGATGGTTTTCTCTACTGTGGTCTGTATATCTAGATGGCCTTGTACAGAAAGGTGCATCTTGTGGAAGTTTGATCTTCCAAACACATGCCATGTCACCATGTGCGACAAAAGGATGGGGTTGGTTCATTTGTAAGAGGGGAAAAAGGGGAAGCAGCTATTTTCCGTCACCATCCACCTGGTGGGaacagaaaataaataaaaataaggtgGCACCCGAACACCCTAAGATTATGCAAAgcattatacattttttttttttgcttcaatTGATCAGTAGGATACCATGTATGGGATTTTCTTTTTTCAGCAAACGGAAAGGATACCCACTTCCTTCAATCTAATGGAAGTTAATGATATTGATGCGGGAACTGCTACAAAACCTCAAATTGTATATCGCTGTAAAAGATGCCGAAGAATTGTTGCTGCTCAAGAGAACATGGTACCCCATAAGCAAGGAGAAGGTGAAAGATGCTTTAAATGGAAGAAAAGAGGCAACTCCTTGGAAACTGATAGGAAACCTGAGTGCTCCTCAATATTCGTCGAGccattaaaatggatggaagcaGGTAACTGATTGAAACCAATTCAGTTTACGAGCATGATATGATCGAATCATTTGCTTATTCTGTAATCTTGATTTTGGCAGTACAAGAAGGTTCTGTGGAAGAGAAACTCCAGTGCTTGGGTTGCAAGGCTCGTTTGGGTTCGTTCAACTGGGCTGGCATGCAGTGTAGCTGCGGAACTTGGGTAAATCCAGCATTTCAGCTCCATAAGAGTCGAATTGACGAATGCTGTACTTGAGAATGATTTCTTTGCATTTCATGTTTGTGGATTAGGATGGTAAGGAAACCCATTTCTCCATATATCGATATAGCATGAAAAAGTATCTGCATTTATGCATTTCATAAGACTAATGGTGGATCTTATACTGTTGTTATCTTTGTGAATTTCATTTTTGAAGTAAGGGCACCACTTCAATGCACATAGTGTGCATTGAGGGTTGGTCTCCTCTCCTCTCCTAAGCTTTAGAACGCCTACTATGTTCCAACTACTGACACCCCGTGCTCTAGGCTCCACAATGTTCACTCTTCCATCTTCAGCTGGTCTATTCTACACTCCCCAAGCAGCATTCATCCATCCTCCAGGTCGCCATTTAAAGGTTGTCGGCAGGATTCTGGCAagcattttgaattttgaatgttTGAAAGGAAGTGTGTATTAAAAATCATTCCCACAATTATGGGATGGTAGGCGATACGGCCATATTGACTCTAAATGTGCGTTGTGTACATGCAAATTTTTCCCTTTACCAAACATGGAGAGTAGAGAAATTATCTAGTGGGCTTAATTTATGGAAACCTCATGATGCACTTAGTTGTATTTGGACTGAGAGCTGCTGCTTCAATTTTTTGCCTTTGAGCATAACGGATCAGGGTGATGTGGTTTgtattttttctttgttttcttttttttttggatattgctGTGTGGTCGAGAAAGGATCTTTTTTGATCCCAACACACTGTCTGTCTCCTACTCTACAAAACTCATCAATTTAATGGTCCTGAGCATCTGTGACTGGACCTTTCcttctccatccatttttccatgccgCTGACTTTAAAATTTTGGATTATCCTATCaatatggttttttatttttacaagtaAGCCTATAAAGAGTGAACTGGGCggtctaatggatggtccagatagatGATGCTGAGGTGAacatccaaatgcaactaggtgcatcTGAAGGTTTAAATACACTTACCCCACTTGATCATTTCTCCATGGGTATGTGATGACAAGCATCTCTGTATGAAGGTGAGTTCTCTTGTTAAATAATCAATTCTTAAGAAGGCTCAACTACTGACTACTTGGGAGAGCATTCATTGAAATGCTGCTCTCCCCACACATACCAGAGCCCTGACTTGGCTTGTAGGAGTAGCCGTTCAAATCGTATTCTCCCCACACATGCAACGTGCTCATGTAGTCACGTGCGTTGAATGGGAATCATGTTAAATTGTAAGCATCCACTTTTCTCatagaatgtggcccacctaatgaatagaTTGGCCTGACTTCGACCACAAACACCGTAAACAGCACCAGATGATTAGAATGGGTCTTGCATGAGCATGCCCTCATCTtgttggaaaaaataaataaatccgtTTGGGCGACTCATCATGTCGCGGCACTTGTATGGGTGAAATGGACAGGGAGACCCCGAACTCACCCACGACGGTTCGGCCCTTACCGTGGTGCCCACCTCGATACCcatgcagtccatccgtttttccatatcatattggggcattatcccaaaaaaataaagcagatccaatagtcaggtggaccataccataggaaacggttgTTATTGAATgccctactgttaaaaacttattagggcgcACCTTAGTGTTTCGGtagggtttatttgccatccaatctgtttataaggtcacataagcctggattaagggaaaaaaacaaatatcagtttgatccaaaattttgatggcccattaatggtcaatcaccactgtttcctgtggtatggtccacctggtaattggatctgtttcatttttggaataatgccctcaaatgatctgaaaaaacagatggacggcatgaatacgGAATacaaagatcaaggtgggccccacggtaagggctgcaccgtcttgggtgagtccggggtcTGACCTAATCCGCAAAATAAGCACATCCTGCCAGAGTTTTTAAGTTTAATTAAACGAGGCAGAGAGCATGGAGTTTGGACCCATCAGGCACATGTGTTTTCTTACCCACGTTTGACACATGGTGGACATCTGAACATATCAAAAGTTAGGCCTCATCATGAAGtcaaatagaagaagaaaaataaaaaataaaaaatgaagtcaatatGCCTGAAAAATCACAAAGAAGCCTTTAGATATGCTAAAATGCACGTCGAATCATATCATCCGCCGTCACTTCTTTTGGGAagtgtggcccgcctgatgagTCGACTGGCCTCATAGGACCACTGTTTGAGTGGCTCAGATGTCCAcaaatacaacaacaacaacaataataataataaaataattaagtgatagagggacgcggattgggtaccaccAGGACCTAGGTAGAGAGGAGAGTTCCTGTTAGGGGCTCCGTGGAGCTGCCcaccatagtgtatatattttatcGACGCCATCAGTCCATTTTGactgatcattttagtgcataagcTTAAAAAAGAGGTAggttgaaggctcaagtgaaccgcaGCAGAAGGAATTCATGTTTTCCCTTGAGCAATTTCCGACCGTAAAACCTACCGTCTTTTCCACACGCTCCCAAACTGTACTTTCCCACGCTAAACCATTATGTGCGGACACCCTATTTGCAGACGAAAAAAAGTTGTACGGTCATTCTgtagacctatagctacgaattataaccgtagctattggtaGCATAGTCTTCGGTATTTGCAAAGGCTCGTGTCTCCTATGGCTACTCTACTATTAGCtgcggttataatctgtagccataggtagACAGAATGGATGCTGCAACCATGCTgcatgcaagggtattttcgtcttaaAATAGTATATCCGTACAGAATGGCTTAGTTCGGGAAAGTAAAGTTCGACACTGGGATTGGGAATCTAACTGCTATCCATTATATATggcatttgaatttaattactaaatcaactttaatatatttaattagtgaatgtatgtaatgtttgacactggttgtaataagcctattgaaatatatgctttgcccgaaaatgatgaaattccaagtctcgaatgggccacaagcacaaaatcatgtccCAGTGACCAAcattttttaactattgatttacatggacaacgtTTGGATGGTAGTGATTATCATATTAAATTAATTATAgtatgcaattgataatctaattgtttgaGGACATCATTAGTGAGCTATGTGCCCAACAAAGTAATAGTCcagtgacacatgttacacatgcaactcttatactaattttagatgtaatctaagcttTCATGATAGATTTCAAAACCCTCTTTGGGGGAATTTGAAACCTCGTTACTTTATGGCGTCCCCTCAAATCCTCTCAAATTCCTTCAAATcaatggtgccaaacgaccccttagcgtgatacaaaattttgtgatttat is drawn from Magnolia sinica isolate HGM2019 chromosome 5, MsV1, whole genome shotgun sequence and contains these coding sequences:
- the LOC131245370 gene encoding probable inactive dual specificity protein phosphatase-like At4g18593 isoform X2, with amino-acid sequence MEVNDIDAGTATKPQIVYRCKRCRRIVAAQENMVPHKQGEGERCFKWKKRGNSLETDRKPECSSIFVEPLKWMEAVQEGSVEEKLQCLGCKARLGSFNWAGMQCSCGTWVNPAFQLHKSRIDECCT
- the LOC131245370 gene encoding probable inactive dual specificity protein phosphatase-like At4g18593 isoform X1, whose amino-acid sequence is MYGIFFFQQTERIPTSFNLMEVNDIDAGTATKPQIVYRCKRCRRIVAAQENMVPHKQGEGERCFKWKKRGNSLETDRKPECSSIFVEPLKWMEAVQEGSVEEKLQCLGCKARLGSFNWAGMQCSCGTWVNPAFQLHKSRIDECCT